Proteins encoded within one genomic window of Lysinibacillus sphaericus:
- a CDS encoding DNA/RNA helicase domain-containing protein, with protein MDQFKVFESLKDMHDEIKDKNKQHGLSRIVSTFDYLHKKDGGTYYVKESNGEYQLPWNTTSTKYTWAD; from the coding sequence TTGGATCAATTTAAAGTATTTGAATCTTTGAAGGACATGCATGATGAAATAAAAGACAAAAATAAACAGCACGGTTTAAGTCGTATTGTATCAACTTTTGATTACTTACATAAAAAAGATGGTGGGACCTACTATGTGAAAGAATCAAATGGTGAATACCAACTACCATGGAATACAACAAGTACGAAATACACATGGGCTGATTAA
- a CDS encoding nucleotide pyrophosphohydrolase, whose translation MQFRDQRNWQQFHNPKNLALSLSLEVSELLELFQWKTSEEAVEKNLDKMKGELADVLIYAILFANETDMDLVNIINNKLQKNNEKYPIEKFSGKNTKYNEI comes from the coding sequence TTGCAATTTCGAGACCAACGAAACTGGCAGCAATTCCATAATCCTAAAAATCTAGCGCTCTCCTTATCACTTGAAGTAAGTGAATTATTAGAGCTGTTTCAATGGAAAACGAGTGAAGAAGCAGTTGAAAAGAACTTAGATAAGATGAAGGGTGAGCTAGCAGATGTTTTGATTTATGCGATATTATTTGCCAATGAGACGGATATGGACTTAGTAAATATAATAAATAATAAACTTCAAAAAAATAATGAAAAATATCCAATTGAAAAGTTTTCTGGAAAAAATACTAAATACAATGAGATATAA
- a CDS encoding tyrosine-type recombinase/integrase has protein sequence MIQVQKKYNLDQITTHGLRHTHCSLLFEAGASIKEVQDYLGHSDIQTRMNIYTHVTEKAKETAAEKFANYMNC, from the coding sequence ATGATACAAGTTCAAAAAAAGTATAACTTAGATCAGATTACTACACACGGATTACGTCATACACATTGCAGTCTACTTTTTGAAGCTGGAGCAAGCATTAAAGAAGTACAAGATTATTTGGGTCATAGTGACATTCAAACTAGGATGAATATCTATACTCACGTAACAGAAAAAGCTAAAGAGACAGCAGCTGAAAAGTTCGCAAATTATATGAATTGTTAA